A genomic segment from Lutibacter sp. A80 encodes:
- a CDS encoding curli production assembly/transport protein CsgE, which translates to MKQLYLNSIFSCLMLFFNSTYGQLNESVTGKIIIQESDNLILIKAQAVNEELIFKNDLYYNLLALKKNTAGNYSSNRQEGVFSLEPEESKNLSEIRLSVDPSDDLRIYLFIKQNNIVISKDSLHIAQSNNEKVKEEVVSEVDFALKGIVIDEVITKVGKDFHDFFYQQYSTSGKLYPFIITISEKPYFGRSSIITITSEDKKLFEFMSKPDEEFLKTAVKATLKNVNQYAKQRQLLYNNTRF; encoded by the coding sequence ATGAAGCAACTTTATTTAAATAGTATTTTCAGTTGTTTGATGTTATTTTTTAATAGTACTTATGGGCAATTAAATGAATCTGTAACCGGAAAGATAATTATTCAAGAATCTGATAATTTAATTTTAATAAAAGCTCAAGCAGTTAATGAAGAGCTTATTTTTAAAAATGATTTGTATTATAATTTGTTAGCATTAAAAAAAAATACAGCAGGAAATTATTCAAGTAATAGACAAGAAGGTGTATTTTCTCTAGAACCAGAAGAAAGTAAAAACCTTTCAGAAATTCGATTAAGTGTTGACCCTAGTGATGATTTACGCATTTATTTATTTATTAAGCAAAACAATATTGTTATTTCTAAAGATTCATTACATATAGCTCAATCAAATAACGAGAAAGTAAAAGAAGAAGTGGTAAGTGAAGTTGATTTTGCACTTAAAGGAATTGTAATTGATGAAGTTATTACTAAAGTAGGAAAAGATTTTCACGATTTTTTTTATCAGCAATATAGTACATCAGGCAAATTATACCCATTTATTATTACTATATCAGAGAAACCTTATTTTGGAAGAAGTAGTATTATAACAATAACTTCAGAAGATAAAAAACTGTTTGAATTTATGTCCAAACCTGATGAAGAATTTTTAAAAACAGCTGTTAAAGCAACTTTAAAAAATGTAAATCAATATGCAAAACAACGGCAATTATTATACAATAATACTAGATTTTAA
- a CDS encoding glutamine synthetase III, producing the protein MSILRFKAVQLAQNRKPVEVIEDKRRSEIFAANVFNEQAMRQYLTNDAFKGVMNAIKLGKKIDRNIANQVASSMKDWALSKGVTHYTHWFQPLTGATAEKHDAFFETIGNGMSIEKFGGSELVQQEPDASSFPNGGIRNTFEARGYTAWDPTSPAYIYGTTLCIPTIFISYTGEALDYKTPLLRALNAVDKAATAVCKYFDKNVKKVTSSLGWEQEYFLIDKALAGSRPDIILTGRTLLGHSPAKGQQLDDHYFGAIPTRAFNFIRDLETECMYLGIPVKTRHNEVAPNQFELAPIYEEANLAVDHNSLLMDIMGRVASRHNFKVLLHEKPFAGVNGSGKHNNWSLSNDAGVNLLAPGQTPMSNLQFLTFFINTIKAVYDNEELLRASIASASNDHRLGANEAPPAIMSIFIGQQLTKVLEELEGVTTGKLSPEEKTDLKLNVVGKIPDVLLDNTDRNRTSPFAFTGNKFEFRAVGSLANSANPMTVLNTIVAKQLKSFKVEVDKLIDDKGLKKDEAIFNVLREYIKSFKNILFEGNGYGKAWEKEAKKRGLSNNKTTPEALKAKISKKTIDLFEEMNVMSKVEIEARHEIEIEDYTLRIQIESRVIGDIAGNHIIPTAVRYQNMLIKNVSGLKEIFGADFEKYASEQILLIKKISSHIEVIHAKVDAMIAARKKANVITDPVKKAHEYCKTIKPFFEEIRYHCDKLEIMVDDEIWPLTKYRELLFIR; encoded by the coding sequence ATGTCAATATTAAGATTTAAGGCAGTTCAATTAGCACAAAATAGGAAGCCTGTAGAGGTTATAGAAGATAAAAGACGTTCAGAAATATTTGCAGCAAATGTATTTAATGAACAGGCAATGCGTCAATATTTAACAAATGATGCGTTTAAGGGTGTAATGAATGCCATTAAACTTGGAAAAAAAATAGACAGAAATATAGCGAATCAAGTTGCTTCTTCTATGAAAGATTGGGCTTTGTCTAAAGGAGTTACACATTACACACACTGGTTTCAGCCTTTAACAGGTGCTACAGCAGAAAAACATGATGCATTTTTTGAAACTATTGGTAATGGAATGTCTATAGAGAAATTTGGAGGAAGTGAGTTGGTTCAACAAGAGCCAGATGCTTCAAGTTTTCCAAACGGTGGAATTAGAAATACTTTTGAAGCAAGAGGTTATACAGCTTGGGATCCTACATCACCTGCATATATATATGGTACTACCTTGTGTATACCAACAATTTTTATATCATACACGGGTGAAGCTCTAGATTATAAAACACCTTTATTAAGAGCTTTAAATGCTGTGGATAAAGCAGCAACAGCAGTTTGTAAATATTTTGATAAGAATGTAAAAAAAGTTACATCATCTTTAGGGTGGGAACAAGAATATTTTTTAATTGATAAAGCATTAGCAGGTAGTAGACCTGATATTATTTTAACTGGAAGGACTTTATTAGGGCATTCTCCTGCAAAAGGTCAACAATTAGATGATCATTATTTTGGAGCTATTCCAACTAGAGCATTTAATTTTATTAGAGATTTGGAAACTGAATGTATGTATTTAGGTATTCCTGTTAAAACGCGTCATAATGAAGTTGCTCCTAATCAATTTGAATTAGCTCCAATTTATGAGGAAGCTAATTTAGCTGTAGATCATAATTCATTATTAATGGATATTATGGGGCGTGTTGCTAGTCGACATAATTTTAAAGTGCTTTTACATGAAAAACCTTTTGCGGGAGTAAATGGATCCGGAAAACATAATAATTGGTCCTTGTCTAATGATGCTGGTGTAAATTTATTAGCACCTGGACAAACTCCAATGAGTAATCTTCAATTTTTAACCTTTTTTATAAATACTATAAAAGCAGTTTATGATAATGAAGAGCTATTGAGAGCTTCCATTGCTTCTGCAAGTAATGACCATAGATTAGGAGCAAATGAAGCACCTCCAGCAATTATGTCTATTTTTATTGGCCAGCAATTAACAAAAGTATTAGAAGAATTAGAAGGAGTTACAACAGGAAAATTATCTCCTGAAGAAAAAACAGATTTAAAATTAAATGTTGTAGGGAAAATTCCAGATGTATTGTTAGATAATACAGATAGAAATAGAACTTCTCCTTTTGCATTTACAGGTAATAAGTTTGAATTTAGAGCCGTAGGTTCTTTAGCAAACTCAGCAAATCCAATGACTGTTTTGAATACAATTGTGGCAAAACAATTAAAAAGTTTTAAAGTTGAAGTAGATAAACTTATTGACGATAAAGGTTTAAAAAAGGATGAAGCCATTTTTAATGTATTAAGAGAGTATATAAAATCTTTTAAAAATATTTTATTTGAAGGCAATGGATATGGTAAAGCTTGGGAAAAAGAAGCTAAAAAAAGAGGCTTGAGCAATAATAAAACTACACCAGAAGCATTAAAAGCTAAAATTTCTAAAAAAACAATAGATTTATTTGAAGAAATGAATGTAATGAGTAAAGTAGAAATAGAAGCTCGTCACGAAATTGAAATAGAAGATTATACCTTACGTATTCAAATAGAATCTCGCGTTATTGGAGATATTGCAGGTAATCATATTATTCCAACAGCGGTTCGTTATCAAAATATGCTGATTAAAAATGTGTCAGGTTTAAAAGAGATATTTGGTGCAGATTTTGAAAAGTATGCTTCTGAACAAATTTTATTAATTAAAAAAATTTCTTCACATATTGAAGTAATACATGCTAAAGTAGATGCTATGATTGCTGCTCGGAAAAAAGCAAATGTTATAACAGACCCTGTAAAAAAAGCACATGAATACTGTAAAACAATAAAACCATTTTTTGAGGAAATAAGATATCATTGTGATAAATTAGAAATTATGGTAGATGACGAAATTTGGCCATTAACTAAATATAGAGAACTACTTTTTATTAGATAG
- a CDS encoding glutamine synthetase beta-grasp domain-containing protein, which produces MSKTKLEYIWLDGHQPTQELRSKTKIEDDFSGKLEDCDIWSFDGSSTEQAEGGSSDCLLKPVAIYPDPARRNGYLVMCEVLNADGTPHPSNHRSTIDDDNDDFWFGFEQEYFLMDSKTDLPLGFPRGGFPGPQGKYYCSVGGRYTWGRDFVEEHADLCIDAGLNFEGINQEVAPGQWEFQCFAKSAKKAGDEIWIARYLLNRLTEKYNYYIELHPKPVKGDWNGSGMHANFSNTTLRTCGSKETYEKICEAFRPVTDNHIDVYGAFNEERLTGLHETASITDFSYGVSDRGASIRIPIITVEKGWKGWLEDRRPASNADPYKVASIIIKTVKAAKI; this is translated from the coding sequence ATGAGCAAAACAAAATTAGAGTACATTTGGTTAGATGGTCATCAACCAACTCAAGAATTAAGAAGTAAAACTAAAATTGAAGATGATTTCAGCGGAAAATTAGAGGACTGTGATATTTGGTCTTTTGATGGTTCGTCTACAGAACAAGCAGAAGGTGGTTCTTCAGATTGTTTATTAAAACCTGTAGCTATTTATCCAGACCCTGCAAGACGCAATGGATATTTAGTAATGTGTGAAGTATTAAATGCTGATGGAACTCCACACCCTTCTAATCACCGTTCAACTATTGATGATGATAATGATGACTTCTGGTTTGGTTTTGAGCAAGAATATTTCTTAATGGACTCAAAAACAGATTTACCATTAGGATTCCCTCGTGGTGGATTCCCTGGACCACAAGGTAAATACTACTGTTCAGTTGGTGGTAGATATACTTGGGGTAGAGATTTTGTTGAAGAACACGCAGATTTATGTATAGATGCTGGTTTAAACTTTGAAGGTATTAACCAAGAGGTAGCTCCTGGTCAATGGGAATTTCAATGCTTTGCAAAAAGTGCAAAAAAAGCTGGAGATGAAATCTGGATAGCACGTTACTTATTAAACAGATTAACTGAAAAATATAACTATTATATAGAATTACACCCAAAACCTGTAAAAGGTGACTGGAATGGTTCTGGTATGCATGCAAACTTTTCTAACACTACACTAAGAACTTGTGGTTCTAAAGAAACTTATGAAAAAATTTGTGAAGCGTTTAGACCTGTAACTGATAACCATATTGATGTTTATGGTGCTTTTAACGAAGAACGTTTAACTGGACTGCACGAAACTGCATCTATTACCGATTTCTCTTATGGAGTATCAGATAGAGGAGCTTCAATTAGAATTCCTATTATTACTGTTGAAAAAGGCTGGAAAGGTTGGTTAGAAGATAGAAGACCTGCTTCAAATGCTGATCCATACAAAGTAGCATCAATAATTATTAAAACTGTTAAAGCTGCTAAAATTTAA
- a CDS encoding S46 family peptidase, translated as MKNIKFYVLIAIAFISLNSVAQVSKEVDTREIQGGMWIPSLLEGMNADEMAQLGMKMSVKDIYDVNNSSLKDAIAHFGGGCTSEIISPNGLLLTNHHCGYGVIQSHSSVENDYLKDGFWAMNYSEELPNESLTATFIKRIDDVTDAVFVGVTDTMDEAEKMKIINQNILKVNKEVEKEDWQESYVRSFFKGNQYLLFVTEVFTDVRLVGAPPTSIGKFGADTDNWMWPRHTGDFSLFRVYADANNRPAAYSKDNVPYNPNHYLPISLDGVEENDFTLVFGFPGRTNEYLPAIGVDQIVNVLNPAKIEIRENALKIVDSYMRKDDAIKIKYASKFASIANYWKKWIGESQGINQTNAIAKKQELEKEFSKIVEAKDLVGYKTLLSDFEKLYKEIESVSLARDYWIETAYRNVELLGVTFNAFQLEQVYLRGGEAAFSSRRDAVLSSLEGKFKNYSVEVDKPVFEKLVKLYADKSPKEFLPPNMVNVDFTALTNQIYSSSKLTSLEGVTELLSGSAEEVIKKLNEDKAYQFGKELHTVFYTKIEPKFQQLNLEIEAVQKKYMKALMEVFPNKRFFPDANSTLRVNYGLVQGYSPKDGVTYTTQTFLKGVMEKYKPGDYEFDVPQKLQDLYNTKDYGQYGENGKMPVNLLSTNHMTGGNSGSPVVDANGNLIGLAFDTTWEGTMSDLYFDADIVRSIMVDIRYVLFIIDKYAGATNLIEELKIVHPKK; from the coding sequence ATGAAAAATATTAAATTTTATGTTTTAATAGCGATAGCTTTTATATCGTTAAATTCAGTTGCGCAAGTATCAAAAGAAGTTGATACCCGAGAAATACAAGGAGGAATGTGGATTCCTTCATTATTAGAAGGGATGAATGCCGATGAGATGGCACAATTAGGAATGAAAATGTCTGTAAAAGATATTTACGATGTTAATAATTCTAGTTTAAAAGATGCAATTGCTCATTTTGGAGGAGGTTGTACTTCAGAAATTATTTCACCTAACGGTTTATTATTAACAAATCACCACTGTGGCTACGGGGTAATCCAATCGCATTCATCTGTTGAAAATGATTATTTAAAAGATGGATTTTGGGCAATGAATTACAGTGAAGAATTGCCAAACGAAAGTTTAACAGCCACCTTTATTAAAAGGATTGATGATGTAACTGACGCAGTTTTTGTTGGAGTAACTGATACTATGGATGAGGCTGAAAAAATGAAAATTATTAACCAAAATATTTTAAAAGTTAATAAAGAAGTTGAAAAAGAAGATTGGCAAGAATCTTATGTAAGATCCTTTTTTAAAGGAAATCAATATTTATTATTTGTAACAGAAGTATTTACAGATGTTCGTTTGGTTGGAGCACCTCCAACATCAATTGGTAAATTTGGTGCAGATACAGATAATTGGATGTGGCCTCGCCATACAGGAGATTTTTCATTGTTTAGAGTATATGCCGATGCTAATAATAGACCCGCAGCATATTCAAAAGACAATGTTCCTTACAATCCAAATCATTACTTACCAATATCTTTAGATGGTGTAGAAGAAAATGATTTTACTTTAGTTTTTGGTTTTCCTGGAAGAACTAACGAGTATTTACCAGCAATTGGTGTAGACCAAATTGTTAATGTATTAAATCCTGCTAAAATTGAAATTAGAGAAAATGCTTTAAAAATTGTTGATTCTTATATGAGAAAAGATGATGCAATTAAAATTAAATATGCATCTAAATTTGCTTCAATAGCTAATTATTGGAAAAAATGGATAGGAGAAAGTCAAGGGATCAATCAAACAAATGCTATTGCTAAAAAACAAGAATTAGAAAAAGAATTTTCAAAAATTGTTGAAGCTAAAGATCTTGTAGGTTATAAAACATTACTGTCAGATTTTGAAAAACTTTATAAAGAAATTGAAAGTGTTTCTTTAGCACGCGATTATTGGATTGAAACTGCTTATAGAAATGTAGAATTGTTAGGTGTAACTTTTAATGCTTTTCAATTAGAACAAGTGTATTTAAGAGGTGGTGAAGCAGCTTTTTCAAGTAGAAGAGATGCAGTTTTAAGTAGTTTAGAAGGTAAATTTAAAAATTATAGTGTGGAGGTTGATAAACCTGTATTTGAAAAATTGGTGAAATTATATGCCGATAAATCTCCTAAAGAATTTTTGCCACCTAATATGGTAAATGTGGATTTTACTGCGTTAACAAATCAAATTTATTCAAGTTCTAAATTAACATCGTTAGAAGGTGTTACGGAATTATTATCTGGTTCTGCAGAAGAGGTTATTAAAAAATTAAACGAAGATAAAGCATACCAGTTTGGAAAAGAATTACACACAGTTTTTTATACTAAAATTGAACCTAAATTTCAACAGTTAAATTTAGAAATTGAAGCAGTTCAAAAAAAATATATGAAGGCTTTAATGGAAGTATTTCCTAACAAACGTTTTTTCCCAGATGCAAATAGTACTTTAAGGGTTAATTATGGTTTAGTTCAAGGTTATAGTCCTAAAGATGGTGTTACTTATACCACTCAAACCTTTTTAAAAGGTGTAATGGAAAAATATAAGCCAGGTGATTATGAATTTGATGTGCCTCAAAAACTACAGGATTTATACAATACTAAAGATTATGGTCAGTATGGCGAAAATGGTAAAATGCCGGTAAATCTTTTATCTACAAACCATATGACAGGAGGAAATTCAGGAAGCCCTGTTGTAGATGCTAATGGAAACTTAATTGGGTTGGCTTTTGATACTACTTGGGAAGGAACTATGAGTGATTTATATTTTGATGCAGATATTGTAAGAAGTATTATGGTAGATATACGTTATGTATTATTTATAATAGATAAATATGCTGGAGCTACAAATTTAATTGAAGAATTAAAGATTGTACATCCTAAAAAATAA
- a CDS encoding S46 family peptidase yields the protein MKYIKLYFLLALLIVSCKTVQETTESEISKVSSETVVDTREIQGGMWIPSLLEGVNETEMQLLGSKLTAKDIYDVNNSSLKDAIVHFNGGCTSEIISPNGLLLTNHHCGYGAIQSHSSVEHDYLKNGFWAKSYDEELANPSMSVTFIKRIDDVTEAVFAGVTSDMDEASKMKLINQNILKVNKTVQKEAWQDSNVKAFYKGNQYLLFVTEEFKDVRMVGAPPSSIGKFGADTDNWMWPRHTGDFSLFRIYADANNRPAAYSEDNVPYKPNHYLPISLDGVEEGDFTLVFGFPGSTNEYLPAVAVDQIVNVLNPAKIEIRENALKVIDTYMRTDPAIKIKYASKYASTANYWKKWIGENQGIEKSKAIEKKRALETEFSKIVEAKDLENYTTLLSDFEKLYKEIENVSLARDYWMEVAYRNVELLGITFRAFQVEQAYLRGGEQGFENAKNIILKRLEGTYKNYSPVVDKPVFEKLVALYAEKSPKAYSPSNLEGVNFSELANTIYSTSKLITLEEAKQLFSGSAEEVIKKLNEDAAYKFGKEFHATFFNKIEPKFQQLNQELAAVQKQYMKGLMEVFPNKRFFPDANSTLRVTYGQVSGYEPRDGVYYNTTTYLEGVMEKFVPNDYEFDVPQKLQDLYDAKDFGIYAENGKMPVNFIGTNHTTGGNSGSPAIDANGNLIGLNFDRVWEGTMSDYNYDADICRNIMVDIRYVLFIVDKYAGAKNLIEEMTLVHPKQQ from the coding sequence ATGAAATATATAAAACTCTATTTTTTATTAGCTTTATTAATAGTTTCTTGTAAAACAGTTCAAGAAACTACGGAATCTGAAATTAGTAAAGTTTCAAGTGAAACTGTTGTTGATACTCGTGAAATACAAGGAGGAATGTGGATTCCTTCACTATTAGAAGGTGTTAACGAGACTGAAATGCAATTATTAGGTAGTAAGTTAACTGCTAAAGATATTTATGATGTAAATAATTCAAGTTTAAAAGATGCCATTGTTCATTTTAATGGGGGATGTACTTCTGAAATTATTTCGCCAAACGGACTACTATTAACAAATCATCATTGTGGTTACGGAGCAATACAATCGCATTCTTCTGTAGAACATGATTATTTGAAAAATGGATTTTGGGCAAAAAGTTACGATGAAGAATTAGCTAACCCAAGTATGTCTGTTACTTTTATTAAAAGAATTGATGATGTTACCGAAGCTGTTTTTGCTGGTGTTACTAGCGATATGGATGAAGCTTCTAAAATGAAATTAATCAATCAGAATATTTTAAAAGTAAATAAAACAGTTCAAAAAGAAGCTTGGCAAGACTCAAATGTAAAAGCATTTTACAAAGGAAATCAATATTTATTATTTGTAACCGAAGAATTTAAAGATGTTCGTATGGTTGGTGCACCGCCTTCATCAATTGGTAAATTTGGTGCAGATACAGATAACTGGATGTGGCCTCGCCATACTGGAGATTTTTCGTTGTTTAGAATTTATGCAGATGCAAATAATAGACCCGCAGCATATTCAGAAGATAATGTGCCTTATAAACCAAATCATTACCTTCCAATATCTTTAGATGGTGTTGAAGAAGGAGATTTTACTTTAGTTTTTGGTTTTCCAGGAAGCACTAACGAATATTTACCAGCAGTTGCAGTAGATCAAATTGTTAATGTTTTAAATCCTGCAAAAATAGAAATACGTGAAAATGCATTAAAAGTTATAGACACGTATATGCGTACAGATCCTGCAATAAAAATTAAATATGCTTCAAAATATGCTTCAACAGCAAATTATTGGAAAAAATGGATAGGTGAAAATCAAGGGATTGAAAAATCTAAAGCAATTGAGAAAAAAAGAGCATTAGAAACAGAATTTTCAAAAATTGTTGAAGCTAAAGATTTAGAAAACTATACTACTTTGTTATCTGATTTTGAAAAATTATATAAAGAAATTGAAAACGTTTCTTTAGCACGTGATTATTGGATGGAAGTTGCTTATAGAAATGTGGAGTTATTAGGAATAACTTTTAGAGCTTTTCAGGTAGAGCAAGCTTACTTAAGAGGAGGTGAACAAGGTTTTGAAAATGCCAAAAATATAATTTTAAAAAGGTTAGAAGGTACTTACAAAAATTACAGTCCGGTTGTTGATAAACCAGTTTTTGAAAAATTAGTAGCATTGTATGCTGAAAAATCTCCAAAAGCATACAGTCCATCAAATTTAGAAGGCGTTAATTTTTCAGAATTGGCAAATACCATATATTCAACTTCAAAGTTAATTACTTTAGAAGAAGCTAAACAATTGTTTTCAGGATCTGCTGAAGAGGTCATAAAAAAATTAAATGAAGATGCAGCTTATAAATTTGGAAAAGAATTCCACGCTACTTTTTTCAATAAAATTGAACCTAAATTTCAACAATTAAATCAAGAGTTAGCAGCAGTTCAAAAACAATATATGAAAGGCTTAATGGAAGTTTTTCCAAATAAACGCTTTTTCCCAGATGCAAATAGTACATTACGCGTAACTTACGGCCAAGTAAGTGGTTACGAGCCTAGAGATGGTGTTTACTATAATACAACAACTTATTTAGAGGGTGTTATGGAAAAATTTGTACCTAACGATTATGAATTTGATGTTCCTCAAAAATTACAAGATTTATACGATGCTAAAGATTTCGGTATTTATGCTGAAAATGGAAAAATGCCAGTAAATTTTATTGGAACTAATCATACTACAGGAGGTAATTCTGGAAGTCCAGCAATTGATGCAAATGGAAATTTAATCGGATTAAACTTCGATAGAGTTTGGGAAGGAACTATGAGCGATTATAATTATGATGCTGATATTTGTAGAAATATAATGGTAGATATCCGTTACGTGTTATTTATTGTTGATAAATATGCAGGTGCCAAAAACTTAATTGAGGAAATGACATTAGTACATCCAAAACAACAATAA
- a CDS encoding DUF819 domain-containing protein, whose protein sequence is MDTTPFFTQDTIVFGILMLTLGFVFFTSSSENKFWKKFYKFIPALLMAYMLPAFFTTTGIISPEWQTVNETGEITKHSSQLYYVASRFLLPAALVLMTLSIDLKAVFNLGPKALIMFLTGTAGIIIGGPIAILLVSLVSPETVGGAGPDAVWRGLATLAGSWIGGGANQAAMLEIYHFNTKNYASFVIVDIVVANIWMAILLLGIGKSDKIDKWLKADTSAIETLKDKVSSYASKISRTPSLADFMVILGIAFVVVGASHWGANSMSNFLSTNFESVRDKTSAMSSFGSQFFWMITIATALGILLSFTKLKQYEGAGASKIGSVFIYILVATIGMKMDLTQILDNPGLIVVGLIWMAFHVFLLIAMAKIIRAPYFFLAVGSKANVGGAASAPVVAAAFHPSLATVGVLLAVFGYVVGTYGAMLTAELMRIVAP, encoded by the coding sequence ATGGATACTACACCCTTTTTTACACAAGACACAATTGTTTTTGGAATTTTAATGCTAACTCTTGGTTTTGTTTTTTTTACATCTTCTAGTGAAAACAAATTTTGGAAAAAGTTTTATAAATTTATACCTGCCTTATTAATGGCATATATGCTACCTGCATTTTTTACTACAACAGGTATAATTTCACCTGAATGGCAAACAGTTAATGAAACTGGTGAAATAACTAAGCATAGCTCTCAATTATATTATGTAGCAAGTAGATTTTTATTACCAGCTGCATTGGTTTTAATGACTTTGAGTATAGATTTAAAGGCCGTATTTAATTTAGGTCCAAAGGCGTTAATTATGTTTCTTACCGGAACAGCTGGAATTATAATTGGCGGTCCAATTGCTATTTTATTAGTATCGTTAGTTTCCCCTGAAACTGTAGGTGGTGCCGGACCAGATGCAGTTTGGAGAGGTTTAGCTACCTTAGCAGGTAGTTGGATTGGTGGTGGAGCAAACCAAGCAGCAATGTTAGAAATTTACCATTTTAACACTAAAAATTATGCTAGCTTTGTTATTGTTGATATTGTTGTTGCAAATATTTGGATGGCAATTTTATTACTAGGTATTGGTAAATCTGACAAAATTGACAAATGGTTAAAAGCAGATACTTCAGCTATTGAAACTTTAAAAGATAAGGTTTCTAGTTATGCCTCTAAAATAAGTAGAACACCTTCTTTGGCTGATTTTATGGTTATTTTAGGAATTGCTTTTGTTGTTGTTGGTGCATCGCATTGGGGAGCAAATTCAATGTCTAATTTTTTAAGTACTAATTTTGAATCTGTTAGAGATAAAACTTCTGCAATGTCTTCTTTTGGGTCTCAATTTTTCTGGATGATTACAATTGCTACAGCTTTAGGAATACTTTTATCTTTCACAAAATTAAAACAATATGAAGGAGCTGGAGCCAGTAAAATTGGAAGTGTATTTATATATATATTAGTAGCTACTATTGGAATGAAAATGGATTTAACACAAATTTTAGATAATCCTGGTTTAATTGTAGTAGGACTTATATGGATGGCTTTTCATGTATTCTTATTAATAGCTATGGCTAAAATTATTAGAGCTCCATATTTCTTTTTAGCAGTTGGTAGTAAAGCAAATGTTGGTGGTGCAGCCTCTGCTCCTGTTGTAGCAGCTGCCTTTCACCCTTCATTAGCAACAGTAGGTGTTTTATTGGCAGTGTTTGGTTATGTTGTTGGAACTTATGGTGCAATGCTTACTGCTGAATTAATGAGAATTGTAGCGCCTTAA
- a CDS encoding DUF4369 domain-containing protein, whose translation MKKLVCCIVLVSLFISCEKNKSGNMIVNGNIDGLKKGTVYLQKFVDTLLVAVDSVNINGVSNFVLADDITSPEMYYLTLDKKEDEKIQFFGEKGTITITSKLEKLLLSAKISGSKNQELLDEYKSIIQQFRGKELDFYKDKFEALKDENDSLLIKIENEEKNLIKRRYLYTTNFALQNNDKEIAPYIALTELYNANFKLLDTVNKTLSTEIKSSKYGLELDKFISEIKENE comes from the coding sequence ATGAAAAAATTAGTTTGTTGTATTGTATTGGTAAGCCTTTTTATTTCTTGTGAAAAGAATAAAAGCGGAAATATGATAGTAAATGGAAACATAGATGGTTTAAAAAAAGGAACTGTTTATTTACAAAAATTTGTAGATACACTATTAGTAGCTGTAGATTCTGTTAACATTAATGGAGTTAGCAACTTTGTGCTAGCTGATGATATAACATCTCCTGAAATGTATTATTTAACGCTCGATAAAAAAGAAGATGAAAAAATACAATTCTTTGGAGAAAAAGGTACTATTACAATTACTTCTAAATTAGAAAAACTACTACTATCAGCTAAAATTTCAGGCTCTAAAAATCAAGAATTATTAGATGAATATAAATCAATAATTCAACAATTTAGAGGAAAAGAATTAGATTTTTATAAAGATAAATTTGAAGCTTTAAAAGATGAAAATGACTCTTTATTAATAAAAATTGAAAATGAAGAAAAAAACTTAATAAAACGTAGATACTTATACACTACCAATTTTGCTCTACAAAACAACGATAAAGAAATTGCTCCGTATATTGCATTAACAGAATTATACAATGCTAATTTTAAATTGTTAGATACTGTAAATAAAACATTAAGTACAGAAATAAAATCTTCTAAATATGGATTAGAATTAGATAAATTTATTTCTGAAATAAAAGAAAATGAATAA
- a CDS encoding RNA polymerase sigma factor, with protein MNKEQEHKFISEFQEHQKIIHKVCSIYTNNQEAHNDLFQEITIQLWKAYPKFRGDSKLSTWMYRIGLNTAITLYRKSKRTIKTQDFDTVLHKIKATDYDNTEEEQLKLMYKAIHQLSDIDKALIFLYLEDKNYKEISETIGISEVNARVKMNRIKTRLKTILNP; from the coding sequence GTGAATAAAGAACAAGAACATAAATTTATTTCTGAATTTCAAGAACATCAGAAAATAATTCATAAAGTATGTAGCATTTATACAAACAATCAAGAAGCGCATAATGATTTGTTTCAAGAAATTACAATTCAGCTTTGGAAGGCATATCCAAAGTTTAGAGGCGATTCTAAATTAAGTACTTGGATGTATAGAATTGGATTAAATACAGCAATTACACTGTATAGAAAATCTAAAAGAACTATAAAAACTCAAGACTTTGATACTGTTTTACACAAAATTAAAGCTACAGATTATGATAACACTGAGGAAGAGCAATTAAAATTAATGTACAAAGCAATACACCAGCTGTCAGACATTGATAAAGCACTCATATTCTTATATTTAGAAGATAAAAATTATAAAGAAATATCTGAAACAATTGGTATTTCTGAGGTTAATGCAAGAGTGAAGATGAATAGAATTAAAACACGGTTAAAAACCATATTAAATCCGTAG